A stretch of DNA from Clostridium sp. JN-9:
TACGAATTTTGTAATCAGCTTAATTGTATATGTGTTTAGGAAATTTTCTTATAACCAGTTGCTCTCGCAAAGCTACTGGTTAGTTTCTTTTTTGTCTTTCTTATTTTTGTTATCTATATCTAAGGCTAATTCAGATGAAACACCTTTCTTATTAGCCTTTGCTTTACCTTTAAGTGAAACGCCCTTATCCTGTTTATAGCAAAATCCAAGCACCATAGCCACAAGAGCCAGAGCGGTTACACATAAAGCAATTAGAGCAAAAAAGGAGTTATTCATTTCTACCACCTCCTTTCCTGCTTTTTACTAGCTCCGTAACCCACCCATGTTGTTGTGGTACTTGGAAAGAAGGTGTCAACACAAATACTTTTGCCCACATAAATCATGTAAAAATATTTTGCTTTTTTAGTATAACATATTTTTAATAGTAATAACATCTGTTTTGCTATTATTTTTCAATTAGAGTAAGTAAAATATTTTTGGGCAAAAAATAAGGAAAGGCCACCAGCAAATACCATGCCGGTAGGCCTTTTATTCATATTAAAGACCTTATATAATTTATTTACCACAACAAATATAGAAGGGAGTTTTAATATGAATGATATAATTTTAGACGAATTGAAGTTGAATTTCAATGATATAGAGAAAGAAATTTTTGGGATAGTCTGCGAAGCAGGTTTAGCAGCTATTAAAAGTATGTTGGAAAAATTAGACGAAGTGTTATCTGAAAGTAGAGATAAGAAAAGATATAGGTATAAATTTAAAACAGAAAAAACAATTCAAACAACAATGGGAGATTTAACTTTTAGTAGAAGATATTATATTGATAGGTATGCTCAAAAGGGAGTTTTTCTTTTGGACAAAGTCTTAGATTTAAATTTAGTAGGAAGGACTAGTGAAAATCTTATTGAAAGAATGATTGATAGTGCAGTTGATAGTTCTTATAGAAAAAGTGCAGCTAAGATTGAGAAATCAACTTTAAGTAAAATAAGCCATCAAACTATTAAGAATAAAGTGGATTATTTAGGTGATTTAATACGTAAGATTGAGAATGAAAGAGTTGCAAAGTATATAAAAGGAAAACTTAAAGGTAAAAAAGAAGTAGATATACTCTTTGAAGAAAAAGACGGAGCCTACTTGAGAATACAGGGAAAGAAGCACAAACAGGAGATTAAAGTAGCTAAGGTTTATGAAGGTTGGGTTAAAGATAGCGGTAGCTATCGAACAACAGGAACTATATACTTTTCAGGATATGAAGAAGGAGAGATCTTCGATAACATAGTTAATAGCGGTATCGCTGAAATCTATAACGAAGATAAAATTCAATACACTATTCTTAACGGTGACGGAGCCTCTTGGATTAGTGCAGAAACGGAAAATAATATACAAAAGATATATCAGCTAGATTTATTTCATATATTTCAGAAGGCAAGTCGCAAGATAAAAAGTGATGAATCTAGAAAAATAATAAAAAAGCTTCTAAGGAAAAAAAGATATGATAAAGTTTTAGAAAAACTTAAAGAATTTATAGCTTCAGAAGAGGATGAAAAGAGGAAAAAAGAATTAGAAGAAGTATATAGTTACTACAATAATAATTTTGATGCACTCACAAGATATGAGGATAGAAAAGAAATTGTTTTGCCAGCGCCCCCTGACGGAGTCGAATATAAAGGATTAGGCACCATGGAAAGCAGCATAAGAAATGTTATAGCTTCAAGGATGAAAGATAATGGAACAGCATGGTCTATACAAGGAGCTAATAATATGAGTAAGATACTTTGTCTAAAGCATTCTGGCGATTTAAGAGCAAAACTTAAAGATATATTGAGAAATAGCAAAGTCGTAGACTTCATAAATATAAATAAAGTTATCAAAGAGCAGTTAAACGAGTCAAAAATAACTATAAATAATGAGGTTAAAGCTCTTCTAAAAGAACAGAAAAAAGCTAGAAAGTATAATGAAAGTATGCAAAGCAGTATAATATATGGACAAGGGAAAAAGACTAGAACAAGTTATATATTAAATGGTCTATCGACCTTTGATTTTTTTGCCGAAATACTGTAGTTATGTAATTATGGAAAATGAATCCAAAAAGTAACGGGCAAGTTTACCCAAAACAAGAAAGGTATAATATTACTAAATAACCAATGGCTGCGCCATATAAATTTTTACTGTGACTTTCAATTAATACTAATTTATATATTATATAAATTTTGATATAATATAAGTAAACATATAGAAATAAAAATAGGGTGCTTCAACACCCTATAGTATACAATACTAGTTGCTTAGGCAACTGGTATCACTATTTAGTATTTAACTAAAAAATAGTAGCTATCCAATTGTGGCTGGGGCTATTATTTTTTTTGACATTTTTTCTATAATTAATATCAATTATAATTGCATAGATGGATGGACTGAAGACATTGAAAACTGCCTTTCCAGAAGCAAATATTCCATATTTAGTAATAGCAAAAAAATAAAAATTACTACAGGAGTTTGCCTCCCATAGTAATTTCCAATTTTAATTAATCATATCTAATTTACGCGACTCTTACTTCTTACTTCTTACTTAAAAAACCTCTTACCTCTTACCTCTTAGTTAAATCTTTCCCTTTTCCCTCAAGTAATCTATCTGTATCTTCACTCCCTGCTCAAATGTCATTGGTGAATATCCAAAGTCCCTTTTAGCAGTTTCATAGTCAAAGGTAAAACTCTTATTTACTCTGTTAATCATGGACATATTAATAATTGTTTTAGGTTTTATAAGTTTATACCCAAGGAAGCCCAATCTTGCCATGGCTACAGGTATATGCATTATAAGTATGGGTCTATTTAAATTTTTCTTTATTTCATATATCATTTTGCTGTATTCTATAGGATCTGCTCCAGGAATATTGTATTCATTTTTATTCAGCTTTTCATTAAACATAGAAGTAATTACTGCATCTGCCACATCATAAACATGAACAGGCTGCTTTAAGCCATTACCCTTTCCTATTATAGGAAAGAATTTATACTTATTCATAAAGTTTATGAGAGTTAAAATATTTTTGTCCTTATCAATGCCGTACAACATGGTAGGTCTTATAATTACTGTGTTCTGTCTGCTGCTGTTAATAATGGCCTCAGCACTTTTCATTCTTTCAACCAGGTTAATTTCCTTTGGATCCTTGCTGTTTATCTTTTGAAATCTGCTGGTAGAGCCTACAAATACAGCTTTCTTAATTAACCTGTTTTGACTGTCAAGAGCATTGAGAAAATACTTTGCATGCCAGATGCCTCCTATATGTATTATATAGTCAACCCCTTCAACTGCATTGTATATAGAGTCTTCATCAGTGAAATCTCCAAAAGCAAACTCCACTCCTGTATCTTTAAGTATGTCAATTTTACTGCTTTTTCTAACAAAGCATCTTACATTTTCATTTCTTTTTACAAGCTTTTTAACTATTACCTCTCCAAGCTGTGATGTAGCTCCTGTAACTAATATCATATGGAATTACCCCTTTAAATGTGTTTTAATTTGTTATATCCTTCTTAAGTAACACATTGACAAATGTATTTATTATAATTTTAAAATCCAGTGCTAAACTTTTATTCCGCACATAGTATTCATCCAGTGCAGTCTTTTCTTCATCTGTTACATTATCTCTTCCGTTTACCTGTGCATATCCTGTTAACCCTGGCACACATTTGTTTACACCTTTTTTGTCTCTCATTTCTATAAGTTCATATTGGTTGTACAGTGCGGGCCTTGGACCTACAAAGCTCATTTCACCCTTAATTATATTTAATATCTGAGGCAGCTCATCCAAGCTGGTTTTTCTTAAAAATGAACCTATCTTTGTTATGTAGCTTGCTGCATTGGTAAACTTATCTGTTGCCAGATTAGGTGTATTAACATACATGGTCCTGAACTTATATATAAGAAACTCCTCTTTGTCTTTTCCAATTCTTCTCTGCCTAAAAAAAACAGGGCCCTTTGAATCCATTTTAATTATTATACTTATTATTATTAAAATAGGACTGAATATTATTAAAAACAAAAGAGAAAAAAGCAAATCTAATATTCTTTTCATAACAGCCCTCCGTTAGTTCTTCTTCCTTTTGTATGTGGGCACCAGATCTTCCATTGCAGCAAATATATGATCATCATTAGTATCTCTGCTCACATCTTCAAGCTTTTTAATTTCATCCTTCAGCTCACGGAAATCAAAATACTGTGGGTTTTCAACAAATATCTTATTGTGTGCAGTTTTGGTGAGAGTATCCTTATTTATAAGAATTTCTTCATATAATTTTTCTCCAGGTCTAAGTCCTGTAAATTTAATTTTAATATCCTTGTCTGGTTCAAGTCCTGAAAGTTTAATTAAATCCCTTGCAAGATCCACAATTTTTACAGGCTTACCCATATCCAGCACAAATATCTCTCCGCCCTTTGCCATAGCTCCTGCCTGGATAACCAGCTGAGAAGCTTCAGGAATGGTCATAAAGAATCTGTTTATATCAGGATGAGTAACAGTTACAGGGCCTCCATTTTCAATCTGCTTTTTAAATAAAGGTATAACTGAACCGCTGCTTCCAAGAACATTTCCAAATCTAACTGCTACAAACTCAGTTTTGCTCACGTTATTAATAGACTGTATTATCATTTCACATACACGTTTGCTGGCACCCATTATACTTGTAGGGTTTACAGCTTTGTCTGTGGAAATTATTACAAACTTCTTAACTCCTGTTTCACTGGCACATTCAGCCACATTAAGTGTACCTACAATATTATTCTTAATTACTTCTGAAGGGTTATCCTCCATGAGAGGCACATGTTTATGTGCTGCAGCATGGAAAACCACATCAGGTTTAAATTTATTAAAAACAGCTTCAATTTTATTTCTGTCTCTTACTGATGCAATGGCTACAAACTTATCCAGCTCTGGGTGGGTGTAATTTAACTCCATCTGAAGATCATAGGCATTGTTTTCATAAATATCTAAAATTATAAGCTTCTTTGGAGAAAATTTAGCTACCTGTCTGCAGATCTCTGATCCTATGGAGCCTCCGCCGCCTGTAACAAGTACAACTTTGCCCTTTATGAATTCATCAATACCTGCTGTATCAAGCTTTACAGATTCCCTTCCAAGTAAGTCCTCAATGTTTACATTCCTTATTTTGCTTATATTAACAGTTCCTTCAACTATTTCGTAAATGCCTGGTATTGTTTTAAGCTTTACATTAAATTCCTTGCATATATCAAATATCTGCTTTTTATTGTCTGTATCTATAGTTGGTATTGCCATTATAACTTCTTCAATATCAAAGTTTTCAATGGCTTCTTTTATCTTTGTCCTGTCTCCTACTATAGGCACACCGTTAATTTTTTTCCCTGCCTTAGACAAGTCATCATCTATAACTGCAACAGGGTATTCCTCTACTTCCTTATGTTTCTTTAATTCCTTAATAAGAAGGCTGCCTGCATCCCCTGCACCTATAATAAGGGTGTTCTTGCTGCTTTTGGGATTGCATTTTTCGTACTTGCCGTTATTGTCCACCATTCTTAAGAAGAATCTGGAGCCTCCAATCATAACTACATTAAGCATCCATGAAATTATTATTATGGAATATGGAAATCTGTATAACGCATATCCAAATAATTTATGTAAAAGGAAATAGCCTACTATGGAATATTCTATAGTAAACAGAGTAACGGATTTTAAAGTTGCAAAGAGTTCATCTATGCTGGCGTATTTCCACAATATTGTGTACAGGTCAAAAGTCCTGTTATTAATATATATAAGGATACACATAGGTATGATCATGCTGTAATAGAATTCCATTTGTATCTGTGGTATGTTCCAGTCGAACCTTAAATATAATGCAAATAAAGTAGTAAAATTTATTATTATCATGTCCAGAATAACAAGCTTAGTATTCCTTACCATCTTATGCACGTTGTTGTTACCTCCTAAACCTTAGTATTTATTAATATCACTTTCCAAATGCCATTTTAATGGTGTTTTTATATGCCTTTAAATTGCTGTGACAGATTTCATTTCTGGTTATTTTATATTTAAAAAAGTCTCTTATGAGTCTGTATGTTAATCCTATTATCAAAATAAATTTAACTGCTAATTTCTGGCCTTTTCCGTGATTTTTTTCAAAATAGTGCAGCATGCTTTCATATCTTGCCATAAATGTTATTAAACTTACCTTTTTGCTTGACTGTCCAATTAAGTGTATTATCTCAGAATAAGGATAAAATACGCAGGGCCATCCATGCTTTGCTGAATTCAGGCAGTAGTCTATTTCCTCATAATACATGAAGTATGACTCATCCAGCCCTCCTATGGCATTTATAACGTCACGTCTTATGAACATGGCTGCTCCCACAAGAACCTCCACCTGCTCAATACTTTTGCTTTCCTTAAAATTCTTCATATACTGATTAACATCGTTTGGCAGTGCCTTATCTGAGAATTTTAATAAAACTTTTCTTATGTATTTATTCTTTAAAAGCTTTTTCATTTCAAATATAGATGCAAATTCCTTAAACACAGTGGGATATGCAAACACAGATGTCTGCTCACTTAAATCAGCATTTAAAAGCTTAGGTCCTAGTATGCCTATGTAAGTGTTTTCTTCCATGTAATTATACATGTTAAGTATGGAATTTTCCAGTACAATAGTATCACTATTAAGCAAAAAAATATACTTTCCCTTTGCAATTTTTATTCCCTTATTATTTGCATATGCAAATCCGCCATTTCTCTCATTTTCCAAAAGGATAACATCTTTAAATTCTTCCTTAAGCATTTCAGAAGATCCATCCGAGGATTTATTATCTGAAACAATGATTTCATATTCCAGATCCTTTGTGGTTTCCTTAATTGACTTAATGCAGTCCCTCAGTAAATCCTTTGTATTGTAATTTACTATTATAATTGAAACGTCCATAGTTACCCTCTCTTCTTAATGGCTTTTCCAAGCTGTATTACATAGCTTAGAAGTATAGAAACAGGGAATAATAATTTTAGTATAATAGTATCAGATTTTTTTCCATTCTTTTGAAAATACCTCAGCAGGCTTTTATTAAATACCTTCTGCTGCTGCACCTTAAGCAGCTGATTAAAGCTTTGAGCCTTATAATGTATAATTTCAGCATCAGGTATATAAACAACTTTATATCCCTTCTTTTTAACATTGTAACAGAAGTCCACCTCTTCAAACCATATCCAGTAATCTTCATCCAGATAGCTTTTTTCTCCAAGTACATTGGTTCTGTACATTAAAGCTGCCCCCATAACCTGATCCACTTCATTAATAGTATTATAGTTCATTTCCTTCATAAAATACCTTCTTAAGCACCTCTTATTAGGAAACACTGTGTGCAGCTTTAAAAGTATGGTGCTGTATGTGCTTAAATCAGGAAATCTTCTGCATGATTCCTGCAGCGAACCGTCAGGATTTAAAAGCTTACAGCCTACTATTCCCACATCCTCATGCTGCTGTAAATAGTGCACCATGTTATCCAGTGCATTTTCGTGAACTATGGTGTCAGGGTTCAAAAGAATTATATATCTGCTGTCTGAAATTTTAATTGCCTGATTATTAGCCTTTGCAAAACCATTATTTGTTTTATTGGCAATAAGTGTCACATCCTTGAATTCATGCTTAACCATTTGAACTGTGCCATCTGATGAATTGTTATCCACCAGGAAAACCTTATAGGATATGCTATGGGTGCATTTTTTTATACTGTTTAAACAATCTCTTACCAGGTCCTTAGTATTCCAGCTTACTATTATTATGGATAAATCACACATTACAGATTTTCCTCTCTATAAACTTTAATTGCAGAAACGCACATAATTAAATAGGTTATTCCAATTGGGTTATTTAAAAATGGATTTATACCACTTGTTATTATTAGTCCTACAAGAGATACCATAAATGCATCAATAATGTAAAGATTACTCTTGTCATAGCAGTGCTTTCTTATGTCCAGCCACTGCTTTAGCATCACAATGAATAAGCCCATATAAAGAGCTAATCCTATAACTCCCTGTTCCATTAATATATCCAGATACATGTATTCACTTCTTGACTGTTCTTGTCCAATTTGCCTTAGGACAACCCCAAATCCATTTCCAGTAACTGGATCATCCTCAATTTCTTTCATCATGGTTGAAGACAGCTTCTGTCTGTAATCTGCGGACAAGTCCTCACCCTCAGTATCAGCTCCAGGAGCTGATACCTTCTTTTCCTGAACAGCTGATGGTACTTTTACATTAATGCCAACTCTTGAAGCTAAGCAGTATGCCACATCGAAGTTGCCATAAACTGCTGCGCTTAATCCCATCATTACAACTATTCCACAGAGTAAAACAGCTATGGTTTTTAAAACATGCTTAACATGTCTGCACATTAGATACATCACTGCAGCTACAGCAGCACCAAGCCAGAATCCTCTTGTGAAGGATATTATTATGGCATAGCTCACCAGTATGAGCCCTATGTATAAAAGTGTTCTCTTTTTTTTGTCACGTTCATGTGAAAGCATTGCTGCAAGGAAAACAAAACCTATCTGTAAATAAACTGAACTCTTGAAAAATATTCTTATTGCTCCGGGATAAACATATGCCAGATGACCTATATAAAGTTCCTGGAGAATGCTGTTCATTGTATCAAAGTAAAGTACACCAAAGCCTAACAAGTAATGAATAGTCAGAATGACTATTGCCTGTATTACAACGGAAACAGCAGTTAATTTCATAATGAAATCAATCTGAAATTTATGGTCAAAGGTATAGCTGAAAAGTATGAGAAGAGCCAGACTTACATAGCCTGTTACATCTCCCACAACCTGAGACAAGCTGTTTTTAGTTATAAAGTAACCATGAGCTGCTGTTAAAATAATCCACAAACCAAACATGATTATTAGTATGGAATTAATATCAGGCTTTTTCAGCCTGGAAAATACATCTCTTCTATCCATTATTAATATTAAACCAAAAACTGCAAATGCAGCTATATATAAAATCATTCTGAAGCTTAATGATTTAACTGCAATTATTCTTCCTGCCCCGCCTAAAATTGCTTCTACAATAATAAAATAAATTAAATATCTTAAAATTTTCTTTAGATTGACTACCATTAGGTTCACTCCCCGTTAAAATTACTTTGATGTATTTTTCATATTATAAACAGCAAGGCACAATATCTTCCTTGCCCATATTGCCAGATAAACCAGCCAATTTGTTAAGAAAAATTTTTCCTTTGAATAATTCTTCTTATAATAATACTTTAAGGAATCATTGAAATCCTCAATTACTTTTTTACTTCTAAGTTTACTGCTCTGGCCTTTTAGATGTATTATTTCAGAATCATGTACATAAAATAATTTATATCCAAGCTTACCAATTCTTAAACAAAAATCCACATCTTCAAAATGCATAAAGAAGTTTTCATCAAGGCCTCCTATTTTTTCAGCAACGCTCTTCCTCACAACCATGGCTGCTCCGGATAAGCATTGAACCTCATGGGATATCTTATCTGAAATATAAGTCATTGCATAACCGCCAAGAGCTTTATTATTGGGGAATACCTTGTATAATTTCGAAAAATATCCAAAGGAATTAACTGCATTAGGAAGCCCTCTCCTGCATGATAACTGCAGCGTTTTATCCTTATTTAATATTCTAGGTCCCACTGCTGCTGCTTCTGGGTTTTTATCTAAAAATTGTACAAGTTTATCTAATGCTTTATCAAGTACCACAGTATCGTTATTTAAAAGCATTATGTATTCACCTTTAGCAATGTTCATGGCCTGATTATTAGCCTTTGCAAATCCAACATTATCTTTATTTTGAACCCATTGAACCTGCGGATATTCACTGGTGATTAAATTTCTGCTGTTATCCTTTGAGTCATTGTCCACAATAATTACTTCAAGGGCAGTGCTGTTATTACTATTATATATAGATTTCACACAATCCAGCAGCAGCTTTTCAGCATTATAATTTACAATTATTATAGAAAGCTTTATAGGATTGACTTCATCACTATTTTGCATAATTATTTGTCCTTTCATAAAACATCTTGTCTATTTTATCATTTTTTATTTCTATATTCAATTTCTACTTGCTTAAGCTGTCATATTCCCTGTCTATGGCACCTTGTGTTATATGCTTTGTTAGTCTTAGGATTACATATATGGGCAGTAAGATACCATATGCAATTATTACATATTTTGTTATGTTACAATTGCTTTGAAAGCCTGCTGCTCTCCCAATATAATCTAAAACCACAGACAATGTGAATACATTCATTATGCCTGGGAAGTGAAGTTTCAAGGCTATAAAGTTCTTTGCATTTTTATGAGGTTTTTTAACAAAAGGTATTTTATTATCAAGTAAATTTTTAAATAAAACCATCATATAAGTATCTGATGCTGATACATCCACAATATGTGCATAGGCTGCTGTTAGTCCAAATATTAGTATATATGTTAAATGTGTCTGCCTATACAGCCCTGCTGCAATTGATACAAAAAATATGGGATGATTTATTAAATGTATTATATGATCATAATACCAGCCTGTTTTGCTGCATTGATTTTTTAATCTGGCTATGGCTCCATCTATCCAGTCAAAAAGGTACCATAGCTGCATTAATATTACTCCAAGCAGCATTTTATCAAAGTAAAATGCCACACCAGATGCAAGACCTATAAGAAGCATTATAAATGTAGCCATATTTGCACTTAGATTTGTCTTTGCAAGCACATATGTACAATATACCGCTAATTTGGTCATTATCCTTGAGTACCAGTCATTTTCATATTCATCAGTTTTTATCATTTCCAGAAATTCAACTAGTGTAACTTTATTTTTCTTATTCTGTTGTTCCATTGAACCACCCAACTCCTCAAATTGTTAGTTTGATTTAATACTTTTCATAAAGCCTTTAAAATCAGGCTTAGCAATAAGTAAATATGCTCCCATTACTATAACATAATTTATTAGTACAAACACTATCATTTTAACTAAAATATTAATGTTTATCATTGGATAAAGTAGTTTATCCACCAGGTAAGCTATTGCTCCCATAAAAATTATTAATAAATTATTTTTGTCGTATGGAAACACCTTTAGTAAAATTCTATTTTGTATTATATTAATAATGTTAATGCTTACCAGCGAAACAGCAGTTGCAATAGCAGCCCCAATTGCTCCCATTCTTGGAACAAGTACTAGATTAAGAGAAATATCAACAACAGCCAGTATAATTGTATCCATTAAATTATATTTAGCATAATCTGTCATGTTAAGCAGTGCCCCCACCGGTCCCGTAAGTGAGTCGCAGCCATAACCTATCAGCAGTATACACAATATAAAAGTTCCCTGGGCAAAGTCCTTTCCAAAGAGCCTTAACAGATCATTTGAGAAAATAATTATAAATACCATTACAGGTACTGCAAGCAGTGAAATCAGTTTCACAGCATAATTAAATATCTTATCCAGCACATCCATCTGTTTTTTCTTGTAAAGTTCAGACATTACCGGCCAAAATACAACA
This window harbors:
- a CDS encoding ISLre2 family transposase codes for the protein MNDIILDELKLNFNDIEKEIFGIVCEAGLAAIKSMLEKLDEVLSESRDKKRYRYKFKTEKTIQTTMGDLTFSRRYYIDRYAQKGVFLLDKVLDLNLVGRTSENLIERMIDSAVDSSYRKSAAKIEKSTLSKISHQTIKNKVDYLGDLIRKIENERVAKYIKGKLKGKKEVDILFEEKDGAYLRIQGKKHKQEIKVAKVYEGWVKDSGSYRTTGTIYFSGYEEGEIFDNIVNSGIAEIYNEDKIQYTILNGDGASWISAETENNIQKIYQLDLFHIFQKASRKIKSDESRKIIKKLLRKKRYDKVLEKLKEFIASEEDEKRKKELEEVYSYYNNNFDALTRYEDRKEIVLPAPPDGVEYKGLGTMESSIRNVIASRMKDNGTAWSIQGANNMSKILCLKHSGDLRAKLKDILRNSKVVDFININKVIKEQLNESKITINNEVKALLKEQKKARKYNESMQSSIIYGQGKKTRTSYILNGLSTFDFFAEIL
- a CDS encoding NAD-dependent epimerase/dehydratase family protein, producing MILVTGATSQLGEVIVKKLVKRNENVRCFVRKSSKIDILKDTGVEFAFGDFTDEDSIYNAVEGVDYIIHIGGIWHAKYFLNALDSQNRLIKKAVFVGSTSRFQKINSKDPKEINLVERMKSAEAIINSSRQNTVIIRPTMLYGIDKDKNILTLINFMNKYKFFPIIGKGNGLKQPVHVYDVADAVITSMFNEKLNKNEYNIPGADPIEYSKMIYEIKKNLNRPILIMHIPVAMARLGFLGYKLIKPKTIINMSMINRVNKSFTFDYETAKRDFGYSPMTFEQGVKIQIDYLREKGKI
- a CDS encoding sugar transferase, with translation MKRILDLLFSLLFLIIFSPILIIISIIIKMDSKGPVFFRQRRIGKDKEEFLIYKFRTMYVNTPNLATDKFTNAASYITKIGSFLRKTSLDELPQILNIIKGEMSFVGPRPALYNQYELIEMRDKKGVNKCVPGLTGYAQVNGRDNVTDEEKTALDEYYVRNKSLALDFKIIINTFVNVLLKKDITN
- a CDS encoding nucleoside-diphosphate sugar epimerase/dehydratase produces the protein MVRNTKLVILDMIIINFTTLFALYLRFDWNIPQIQMEFYYSMIIPMCILIYINNRTFDLYTILWKYASIDELFATLKSVTLFTIEYSIVGYFLLHKLFGYALYRFPYSIIIISWMLNVVMIGGSRFFLRMVDNNGKYEKCNPKSSKNTLIIGAGDAGSLLIKELKKHKEVEEYPVAVIDDDLSKAGKKINGVPIVGDRTKIKEAIENFDIEEVIMAIPTIDTDNKKQIFDICKEFNVKLKTIPGIYEIVEGTVNISKIRNVNIEDLLGRESVKLDTAGIDEFIKGKVVLVTGGGGSIGSEICRQVAKFSPKKLIILDIYENNAYDLQMELNYTHPELDKFVAIASVRDRNKIEAVFNKFKPDVVFHAAAHKHVPLMEDNPSEVIKNNIVGTLNVAECASETGVKKFVIISTDKAVNPTSIMGASKRVCEMIIQSINNVSKTEFVAVRFGNVLGSSGSVIPLFKKQIENGGPVTVTHPDINRFFMTIPEASQLVIQAGAMAKGGEIFVLDMGKPVKIVDLARDLIKLSGLEPDKDIKIKFTGLRPGEKLYEEILINKDTLTKTAHNKIFVENPQYFDFRELKDEIKKLEDVSRDTNDDHIFAAMEDLVPTYKRKKN
- a CDS encoding glycosyltransferase family 2 protein, whose amino-acid sequence is MDVSIIIVNYNTKDLLRDCIKSIKETTKDLEYEIIVSDNKSSDGSSEMLKEEFKDVILLENERNGGFAYANNKGIKIAKGKYIFLLNSDTIVLENSILNMYNYMEENTYIGILGPKLLNADLSEQTSVFAYPTVFKEFASIFEMKKLLKNKYIRKVLLKFSDKALPNDVNQYMKNFKESKSIEQVEVLVGAAMFIRRDVINAIGGLDESYFMYYEEIDYCLNSAKHGWPCVFYPYSEIIHLIGQSSKKVSLITFMARYESMLHYFEKNHGKGQKLAVKFILIIGLTYRLIRDFFKYKITRNEICHSNLKAYKNTIKMAFGK
- a CDS encoding glycosyltransferase family 2 protein; this translates as MCDLSIIIVSWNTKDLVRDCLNSIKKCTHSISYKVFLVDNNSSDGTVQMVKHEFKDVTLIANKTNNGFAKANNQAIKISDSRYIILLNPDTIVHENALDNMVHYLQQHEDVGIVGCKLLNPDGSLQESCRRFPDLSTYSTILLKLHTVFPNKRCLRRYFMKEMNYNTINEVDQVMGAALMYRTNVLGEKSYLDEDYWIWFEEVDFCYNVKKKGYKVVYIPDAEIIHYKAQSFNQLLKVQQQKVFNKSLLRYFQKNGKKSDTIILKLLFPVSILLSYVIQLGKAIKKRG
- a CDS encoding O-antigen ligase family protein encodes the protein MVVNLKKILRYLIYFIIVEAILGGAGRIIAVKSLSFRMILYIAAFAVFGLILIMDRRDVFSRLKKPDINSILIIMFGLWIILTAAHGYFITKNSLSQVVGDVTGYVSLALLILFSYTFDHKFQIDFIMKLTAVSVVIQAIVILTIHYLLGFGVLYFDTMNSILQELYIGHLAYVYPGAIRIFFKSSVYLQIGFVFLAAMLSHERDKKKRTLLYIGLILVSYAIIISFTRGFWLGAAVAAVMYLMCRHVKHVLKTIAVLLCGIVVMMGLSAAVYGNFDVAYCLASRVGINVKVPSAVQEKKVSAPGADTEGEDLSADYRQKLSSTMMKEIEDDPVTGNGFGVVLRQIGQEQSRSEYMYLDILMEQGVIGLALYMGLFIVMLKQWLDIRKHCYDKSNLYIIDAFMVSLVGLIITSGINPFLNNPIGITYLIMCVSAIKVYREENL
- a CDS encoding glycosyltransferase family 2 protein — its product is MKGQIIMQNSDEVNPIKLSIIIVNYNAEKLLLDCVKSIYNSNNSTALEVIIVDNDSKDNSRNLITSEYPQVQWVQNKDNVGFAKANNQAMNIAKGEYIMLLNNDTVVLDKALDKLVQFLDKNPEAAAVGPRILNKDKTLQLSCRRGLPNAVNSFGYFSKLYKVFPNNKALGGYAMTYISDKISHEVQCLSGAAMVVRKSVAEKIGGLDENFFMHFEDVDFCLRIGKLGYKLFYVHDSEIIHLKGQSSKLRSKKVIEDFNDSLKYYYKKNYSKEKFFLTNWLVYLAIWARKILCLAVYNMKNTSK
- a CDS encoding CDP-alcohol phosphatidyltransferase family protein, whose amino-acid sequence is MEQQNKKNKVTLVEFLEMIKTDEYENDWYSRIMTKLAVYCTYVLAKTNLSANMATFIMLLIGLASGVAFYFDKMLLGVILMQLWYLFDWIDGAIARLKNQCSKTGWYYDHIIHLINHPIFFVSIAAGLYRQTHLTYILIFGLTAAYAHIVDVSASDTYMMVLFKNLLDNKIPFVKKPHKNAKNFIALKLHFPGIMNVFTLSVVLDYIGRAAGFQSNCNITKYVIIAYGILLPIYVILRLTKHITQGAIDREYDSLSK